A stretch of the Malus sylvestris chromosome 10, drMalSylv7.2, whole genome shotgun sequence genome encodes the following:
- the LOC126587683 gene encoding QWRF motif-containing protein 2-like gives MVAAVSEAAPAGPPPNPKASSDHRSRPHLQNPSRPPLLPSEKDNGFVQKRPRGRQVSSKYMSPSPSSSSTSTSTSTVSSSASSRRCPSPLLSRSINSVSNSTPLPAQKRAQSVDRRRPITPRTSGGLPEARLSNAGSEVSAATRLLVTSTRSLSVSFQGEAFSLPISKTKAAASPSGTAARKATPERRRSTPVRGDQAENSKPGDQHRWPARTRQLSSGGTNNLLSRSMDCSSDNRKLSGIGSGIVGRALQQSMIDESRRASFDGRLSLDLGNAELLKDARQNPDANSAHESSVPSDLTASDTDSVSSGSTSGVQDAGGAEKGRTLPRGIAVSARFWQETNSRLRRLQDPGSPSSTSPVSRAGAKFVQSQLKRFNGDVPLSSSSRTMASPTRVPTRPASPGKLWSSSSLSPSRGYSPSRRSSVESTLNKSYSGPAPSILSFSVDTRRGKMGEDRIVDAHMLRLLYNRYLQWRFVNARSDATFMVQRRNAEKNMWNAWVTTSELRHSVTLKKIKLLLLRQKLKLTSILRGQISYLEEWGLLERDHSSSLLGATEALQASTLRLPVVGKAMVDFQKLKEAVGSAADVMQTMASSICSLSSKVEEMNSLVCELMKVTTTERAVLEQCKDFLSTLSAMQVKDCSLRTHIIQLQRVPTRSLTTRV, from the exons ATGGTGGCTGCCGTTTCTGAAGCAGCTCCGGCCGGCCCACCGCCCAACCCCAAAGCCTCATCGGACCACCGCTCACGGCCCCATCTCCAAAACCCATCGAGGCCTCCTCTCTTACCTTCCGAGAAAGACAATGGCTTCGTTCAGAAGCGACCCAGAGGCCGGCAAGTCTCGTCGAAATACAtgtctccttctccttcttcttcttcaacctcGACTTCAACTTCTACGGTCTCGTCCTCTGCGTCTTCCAGAAGATGCCCATCTCCATTGCTCTCAAGGTCCATAAACTCCGTTTCGAACTCGACCCCGCTTCCGGCTCAGAAAAGGGCTCAATCAGTGGACCGGCGGCGACCCATTACACCTCGGACCTCCGGCGGCCTCCCCGAGGCGAGGCTGAGCAATGCCGGTTCTGAAGTCTCTGCCGCCACTCGGCTTTTGGTCACTTCCACTCGGAGCTTATCGGTTTCGTTCCAAGGTGAGGCCTTTTCGCTTCCGATTAGTAAGACTAAGGCTGCAGCCTCGCCGAGTGGGACTGCGGCGAGGAAGGCCACGCCTGAGAGACGCCGGTCGACCCCTGTGAGAGGAGATCAGGCTGAGAATTCTAAGCCCGGTGATCAGCACCGGTGGCCGGCCAGGACTAGACAATTGAGCTCGGGTGGGACTAATAACTTGTTGTCCAGGAGCATGGACTGCAGCTCGGACAACAGGAAGCTCAGTGGGATTGGATCTGGGATTGTGGGTCGAGCGTTGCAGCAatccatgattgatgagagcaGAAGAGCTTCTTTTGATGGTAGATTGAGCTTGGATTTGGGGAATGCTGAGCTTTTGAAGGATGCTAGGCAAAACCCAGATGCTAATTCGGCCCATGAGTCTTCTGTGCCATCTGATCTCACTGCTTCTGATACAGACAGTGTTTCTTCTGGTAGCACCTCAGGTGTGCAGGATGCTGGTGGTGCCGAAAAGGGTCGAACCTTACCTCGTGGCATTGCTGTGTCAGCGAGGTTTTGGCAGGAGACTAATAGCCGGTTGAGGCGGTTGCAGGATCCCGGTTCGCCTTCATCAACAAGCCCTGTGTCTAGAGCAGGAGCAAAATTCGTTCAATCTCAATTGAAAAGGTTTAATGGTGATGTCCCATTATCATCATCTTCCCGGACAATGGCTTCCCCCACTAGGGTACCAACTCGGCCTGCTTCGCCGGGTAAACTTTGGTCTTCTTCATCATTGTCACCATCAAGGGGTTATAGTCCTTCTCGGAGAAGTAGTGTTGAAAGTACCTTGAATAAGAGTTATTCTGGTCCTGCACCTTCAATTCTCAGTTTTTCTGTTGATACTCGGAGAGGGAAGATGGGGGAAGACAGGATTGTCGATGCACACATGCTCAGGCTTCTGTATAACCGTTATCTGCAATGGCGGTTTGTAAATGCAAGATCAGATGCTACCTTCATGGTGCAGAGGCGAAATGCCGAG AAAAACATGTGGAATGCATGGGTAACAACTTCAGAGCTCCGGCATTCTGTCACACTCAAAAAGATCAAGTTACTCTTGTTGAGGCAAAAATTGAAGTTAACTTCTATTCTCAGAGGACAA ATTAGTTATTTGGAAGAATGGGGTCTTCTGGAAAGAGATCACTCTAGTTCTTTGCTAGGAGCAACTGAAGCTTTGCAGGCCAGTACTCTCCGTCTTCCAGTTGTGGGAAAAGCAATG GTTGACTTTCAAAAGCTGAAAGAAGCTGTGGGTTCGGCAGCTGATGTGATGCAGACAATGGCATCCTCGATATGCTCTCTTTCATCAAAG GTGGAGGAAATGAATTCCTTGGTGTGTGAACTTATGAAGGTTACCACGACAGAACGGGCTGTGCTTGAACAATGCAAAGATTTCTTGTCCACGTTATCTGCCATGCAG GTCAAGGATTGTAGCTTGAGAACCCATATAATACAATTACAACGTGTACCAACCCGAAGCCTGACAACACGTGTGTAG
- the LOC126587461 gene encoding LOB domain-containing protein 37-like — translation MSCNGCRVLRKGCSDNCILRQCLQWMEDPQAQAHATVFVAKFFGRSGLFSFINAVSESQRPALFQSLIFEAVGRIINPVNGATGLLLSGKWEVCQAAIETVLRGGALEPLPEYSRDNHYVREHQVRVEQRQSTKKKRPNFAVDDIEDDVANFQPPDLNLCLTSAAGLTSMTKRRDCRAATPSVEDSETTTLGSSSSENNCTAGNLERTKLLRLFI, via the exons ATGAGTTGCAATGGATGCCGAGTTCTAAGAAAGGGTTGCAGTGATAACTGCATCCTTAGGCAATGCCTACAATGGATGGAAGACCCCCAAGCTCAAGCCCACGCCACCGTTTTTGTGGCCAAGTTCTTTGGCCGCTCCGGCCTCTTCTCCTTCATCAACGCAGTCTCTGAGTCCCAACGACCCG ctTTGTTTCAGTCGTTAATATTTGAGGCGGTGGGGCGGATTATAAATCCTGTAAATGGGGCAACAGGGCTTCTTTTGAGTGGGAAGTGGGAGGTGTGCCAGGCGGCGATAGAGACGGTGTTACGTGGTGGCGCGTTGGAGCCACTTCCCGAGTATAGTCGTGACAACCATTATGTTCGTGAACATCAGGTTCGAGTAGAACAACGGCAATCCACCAAGAAGAAGAGGCCTAATTTTGCTGTCGATGATATTGAAGATGACGTGGCTAATTTCCAACCGCCCGATCTCAATCTATGCTTGACATCTGCAGCTGGGTTGACGTCGATGACGAAACGGAGGGATTGTAGAGCGGCAACGCCGTCAGTTGAAGACTCGGAAACGACAACGTTGGGGAGTTCTTCATCAGAGAACAATTGTACTGCTGGTAATTTAGAGAGAACAAAGCTTCTGAGGTTATTCATTTGA